A stretch of Antennarius striatus isolate MH-2024 chromosome 6, ASM4005453v1, whole genome shotgun sequence DNA encodes these proteins:
- the vtna gene encoding vitronectin a isoform X1, whose product MRLFAVLLISLLTHTFAADESCMGRCENGFDSEKKCQCDSMCKYYKSCCSDFEATCGMLTRGDTFVFAEDDDELYESTTQPPITSSQVEHTPGPIPDFAGRQYQHPDTNMEMTKPPRLLETLFQKIPVTQSRPNSQTVPPTEEAQPLQVTTAETTTVPMTTPITETPDPDAVACSGRPFDSFMQLKNGSIYAFRGDYFFELDQKSVLPGYPKLIKDVWGISGPIDAAFTRVNCQGKTYIFKGNKYWRFDNGVLDDDYPRNINVGFDKIPDHVDAAFALPAPSHNGKEKVYFFKGEQYYTYEFLHQPSHEECISMSERSPATLFRHYTDVYYNNYERFLGELFSELPRHHDKHHFIERDWMGLKSPVDAAMIGRMYVPPRRSFPRWNPYDQQWGQQQGQQWNQQYQQYGQQWGRRRQSRSPLWESAAEQGMNMGQSFAEKGMEMGLRLAERRMEMEERLGRDWDRRWDQDWDQDRRRDGYRQNNRGNYDSRRDRWYWESMQRNLPIQTVYFFKGDQYYRVDLRTKTVDPAMPPYPRSISKYWLGCSDSTGAEK is encoded by the exons ATGAGGCTGTTTGCCGTCTTGCTGATCTCTCTACTCACTCACACTTTTGCAGCTGATG AGTCTTGCATGGGTCGATGTGAAAATGGCTTTGACTCTGAGAAGAAGTGCCAATGTGACTCCATGTGCAAGTATTATAAGAGCTGCTGCTCAGATTTTGAGGCCACCTGTGGAATGCTGA CTCGTGGAGACACGTTTGTATTtgcagaggatgatgatgagctgTATGAAAGCACCACTCAACCCCCCATCACCTCCAGTCAGGTGGAGCACACACCTGGGCCCATCCCAGACTTTGCTGGCAGACAATATCAACATccggacaccaacatggaaatGACCAAACCCCCAAGACTGTTGGAGACCCTATTTCAAAAAATCCCCGTTACACAGTCTAGACCCAATTCACAGACTGTCCCACCCACAGAAGAGGCTCAACCCCTTCAGGTTACAACAGCGGAGACAACCACTGTTCCCATGACAACACCCATCACAGAAACCCCTGACCCAGATGCTGTGGCCTGCAGTGGCAGGCCTTTTGATTCTTTCATGCAACTAAAAAATGGCTCCATATACGCCTTCAGAG gGGACTACTTTTTTGAGCTGGACCAGAAGTCAGTTCTTCCTGGTTATCCAAAGCTCATAAAGGATGTGTGGGGCATTAGCGGGCCTATCGATGCTGCGTTCACTCGTGTCAACTGTCAAGGGAAGACTTATATATTCAAG GGGAACAAGTACTGGAGGTTTGACAATGGCGTGTTGGACGATGACTACCCTCGAAATATCAATGTTGGTTTTGACAAAATTCCGGATCACGTAGATGCAGCATTTGCTCTCCCTGCTCCAAGTCACAATGGAAAAGAGAAAGTCTATTTTTTCAAAG GTGAACAGTATTACACGTATGAGTTTCTGCACCAGCCGTCCCATGAAGAGTGTATCTCAATGTCTGAGAGGTCTCCAGCCACACTGTTCAGACACTACACTGACGTTTACTACAACAACTATGAGCGTTTTCTCGGCGAGCTGTTCTCTGAAT TGCCTCGACATCATGACAAGCATCACTTCATTGAAAGAGACTGGATGGGCCTCAAATCTCCAGTGGATGCTGCCATGATAGGAAGAATGTATGTCCCTCCTCGGAGGTCCTTTCCACGTTGGAATCCTTATGACCAGCAGTGGGGTCAACAGCAAGGCCAGCAGTGGAATCAGCAGTACCAGCAGTATGGGCAACAGTGGGGTCGAAGGAGGCAAAGTCGTTCACCTCTCTGGGAGTCTGCAGCTGAACAGGGAATGAATATGGGCCAGAGCTTTGCTGAAAAAGGAATGGAAATGGGTTTGAGATTGGCAGAGAGGAgaatggagatggaggagaggttAGGACGAGACTGGGACAGACGGTGGGATCAAGACTGGGACCAGGATCGACGCAGAGATGGTTACCGCCAGAACAACAGGGGCAACTATGACTCCAGACGTGACAGGTGGTACTGGGAATCCATGCAGAGGAACCTGCCCATACAGACCGTCTACTTCTTTAAAGGAG ATCAATACTACAGAGTTGACCTCAGGACCAAAACAGTTGACCCTGCCATGCCCCCATACCCCAGATCCATCTCCAAGTACTGGCTCGGCTGTTCAGACTCCACTGGAGCAGAGAAATAG
- the vtna gene encoding vitronectin a isoform X2, with amino-acid sequence MRLFAVLLISLLTHTFAADARGDTFVFAEDDDELYESTTQPPITSSQVEHTPGPIPDFAGRQYQHPDTNMEMTKPPRLLETLFQKIPVTQSRPNSQTVPPTEEAQPLQVTTAETTTVPMTTPITETPDPDAVACSGRPFDSFMQLKNGSIYAFRGDYFFELDQKSVLPGYPKLIKDVWGISGPIDAAFTRVNCQGKTYIFKGNKYWRFDNGVLDDDYPRNINVGFDKIPDHVDAAFALPAPSHNGKEKVYFFKGEQYYTYEFLHQPSHEECISMSERSPATLFRHYTDVYYNNYERFLGELFSELPRHHDKHHFIERDWMGLKSPVDAAMIGRMYVPPRRSFPRWNPYDQQWGQQQGQQWNQQYQQYGQQWGRRRQSRSPLWESAAEQGMNMGQSFAEKGMEMGLRLAERRMEMEERLGRDWDRRWDQDWDQDRRRDGYRQNNRGNYDSRRDRWYWESMQRNLPIQTVYFFKGDQYYRVDLRTKTVDPAMPPYPRSISKYWLGCSDSTGAEK; translated from the exons ATGAGGCTGTTTGCCGTCTTGCTGATCTCTCTACTCACTCACACTTTTGCAGCTGATG CTCGTGGAGACACGTTTGTATTtgcagaggatgatgatgagctgTATGAAAGCACCACTCAACCCCCCATCACCTCCAGTCAGGTGGAGCACACACCTGGGCCCATCCCAGACTTTGCTGGCAGACAATATCAACATccggacaccaacatggaaatGACCAAACCCCCAAGACTGTTGGAGACCCTATTTCAAAAAATCCCCGTTACACAGTCTAGACCCAATTCACAGACTGTCCCACCCACAGAAGAGGCTCAACCCCTTCAGGTTACAACAGCGGAGACAACCACTGTTCCCATGACAACACCCATCACAGAAACCCCTGACCCAGATGCTGTGGCCTGCAGTGGCAGGCCTTTTGATTCTTTCATGCAACTAAAAAATGGCTCCATATACGCCTTCAGAG gGGACTACTTTTTTGAGCTGGACCAGAAGTCAGTTCTTCCTGGTTATCCAAAGCTCATAAAGGATGTGTGGGGCATTAGCGGGCCTATCGATGCTGCGTTCACTCGTGTCAACTGTCAAGGGAAGACTTATATATTCAAG GGGAACAAGTACTGGAGGTTTGACAATGGCGTGTTGGACGATGACTACCCTCGAAATATCAATGTTGGTTTTGACAAAATTCCGGATCACGTAGATGCAGCATTTGCTCTCCCTGCTCCAAGTCACAATGGAAAAGAGAAAGTCTATTTTTTCAAAG GTGAACAGTATTACACGTATGAGTTTCTGCACCAGCCGTCCCATGAAGAGTGTATCTCAATGTCTGAGAGGTCTCCAGCCACACTGTTCAGACACTACACTGACGTTTACTACAACAACTATGAGCGTTTTCTCGGCGAGCTGTTCTCTGAAT TGCCTCGACATCATGACAAGCATCACTTCATTGAAAGAGACTGGATGGGCCTCAAATCTCCAGTGGATGCTGCCATGATAGGAAGAATGTATGTCCCTCCTCGGAGGTCCTTTCCACGTTGGAATCCTTATGACCAGCAGTGGGGTCAACAGCAAGGCCAGCAGTGGAATCAGCAGTACCAGCAGTATGGGCAACAGTGGGGTCGAAGGAGGCAAAGTCGTTCACCTCTCTGGGAGTCTGCAGCTGAACAGGGAATGAATATGGGCCAGAGCTTTGCTGAAAAAGGAATGGAAATGGGTTTGAGATTGGCAGAGAGGAgaatggagatggaggagaggttAGGACGAGACTGGGACAGACGGTGGGATCAAGACTGGGACCAGGATCGACGCAGAGATGGTTACCGCCAGAACAACAGGGGCAACTATGACTCCAGACGTGACAGGTGGTACTGGGAATCCATGCAGAGGAACCTGCCCATACAGACCGTCTACTTCTTTAAAGGAG ATCAATACTACAGAGTTGACCTCAGGACCAAAACAGTTGACCCTGCCATGCCCCCATACCCCAGATCCATCTCCAAGTACTGGCTCGGCTGTTCAGACTCCACTGGAGCAGAGAAATAG